The Rhinolophus sinicus isolate RSC01 linkage group LG07, ASM3656204v1, whole genome shotgun sequence genomic interval tttatgccAAAATAAGCTGTTACTAAGTTTAGAGTTTGATTTAGAATATGTGTGtatctatccattcatcattcATCAGTCTTATTTATACATCTAATTGACCATCCATCTATCCACACTTTCACTCATCCACCTATTATCCATCCCCAACCCATCTAACCACCCATCCAAACCCCCATtgatctattcatttattcatctgtctTCTGCCTGCCCATCTATCTGTATGATTATAGCAAAGGGCTTTCAAGATCTGTCTGTTAACTACTGATATGTAGTAAACCACCCCAAAGCATGATACAGAACAACAACTTTTctatttgctcacagttctgtGAGTTGGCCTGGCAGGGCTTGGCAGGACTGATTTATTTCAGCTCCAAGGGCAGGGGCAGCTCATCTGGGGCTGGTGGAACTATTAAGGTTTCCCTCTCATGTCTTCCATCCTCCAGGGCCTCTCTGTCCACCCATTCTCTCTCGCAGGACAGTTGTACTTCTTTACATGGCCACTCAGGGATCCAAGAATGCAAAAGTGGAAGCTACTAGGCTTCTTACGGTCTAGACCCTAGAATTCATGTCATGTCATTTCTGCCACACTCTATTGGTTAAAGTAACCCacagttcatttattcagtcattgtTGTTTGAGGACCTACTGTATATTAGGCACTGTTCTGGGTTCTGGTGATATgagatgaataaaacagataaattctCTGCCCCGGTGGAGCTTGCCTTTGGTTCCTGCGCTTTCTGTGCAGTAGAGACTCCATATTCACTCTATTTAACATGTGAAGTAGGACTGAGGTCTTTATTTCTTCTGGTAACTTTTTTCCCCACCCATAATAGGGAAACCTTTTTACACGCCCTTACTCAGAACAGAGTACATTTCCAGGCTTCAGGTTCTGGGCAGGGGTCCTCAGTTACCCTTTCTCTCTGTGCCACAGATCTGAACGACATCTCTGCCCCTAGAGGTTCTCAGATCCCCATCTCTTTGCCCAAAGAGTCCCAAAGAGTCTACTTTGGGACTAAACCCTCTTGCAGCAACAGCTCACCATTGTCACTCTGGCTTTaacttttctcttccttttggcATCGagggacttttctttctttcttgcaagCTCATCTATATGCTacagtattttattatactttactCAGTATGTCTAGATGTTTGTAGTAGAAACAGGGTCTGTCTGTGCCAGTTGAGTCTCCTCTAAATAGATTGGGTTTCGAGGAAACAGACTCTGAAATGGAGATTTgcatgcggggggggggggggttaattGCAAAATGCTGTCAGGTTCGACACCTGTGAGGGAGTGAGGGCAGCAGGACCCGGAAGAGAGAGGACTTGGACGTGATGCAGGAACCACAGGGGCTTCGGTGAGTCTCATGGAGGGCGCTGAAGCTGGGTTGGCTCTTCAGAATTATCCTTACTTAGCCTCACAATTTTGGCTAAACCCAAAACCTCTTCATCGCTTTAGACTTTTGGAGATTGATGCCAGGAAGAGACTCATAGGTTAGTCCTGCTTTCCATCATCTCTCTCGAGAAGGAATGAATATGCCACGTCAACTACTGCTAGCATGGGGGAGGGGACGAGTGAAATAAACAGTCATATCAACAGCAGTgctcaatatttactgagcacctagtaTATGCCAGGACCTGCTCCACTGAGCACTTGGCATGTGCTAACTATGCCCACTAGTGAGGGGTGTATTATAAGGTATGACGAGGGGagggtattattatccccattttatagatgaaagactgaagcacagagaggtgaagtcagcTGCGTCAAGGCATCCAACCAGTAGCTGACAGACGGAGATTTGGgccagaagaaggaaagagaaagatcatcaattattatttcaaacattttatccCTCCCTGCAAGGTATCTTTGAATCTTCTCAACAACTTGATAAGTAATGAGCTATTTCCCCCCACACATTGTACAGCTAGGGAAACATAGACTCAGTGAGGTGAAGGGACTTGACCAGGGTGACAGGAGAGCCCCAAGGAGTGTGGAAAGTCCGTTCCTAGGGTCAGGTTTTGGTGAGTGTCCTGAGTGAGAGGCAGTATGAGGCATGGAAGAGAAAGGGTGGGGGATACAGGAAAACTGGTTGGAAATCATGGACTTCAGGTCCCAGGACATAGGCTTCAGAACCCTTCTCCCAACTCTCATCTGAGGGCGTCCAGAACATGTGAGAGGGAGACCCCTCACACCAAATAGACACACATAAGAATGTTCATCATAGCATTGTGTATAATAATATGAAACACCATATGTGTCCATCAGTAGGGGAGTAGATGATAAAATGAGGTCTATGCATAGGCTGGGGTACAACATGGTAGATCTAGGAGTGTGGTTTAGGGCAAGGGCTCTGGGTCAGAAGGCTGCACTATTTCCTAGATGAAGAACCTTCAGTCACTTCACCTCCtcatgcctcagtctcctcatctgtagtAAGGGGACAATAATTGTATTAATATCATAGGATGGTTATGAGGTTTTAGAGATGATGCCTGTTAAGCCCTTGGCACTTGGAAATCACGGAGCAGATCAAGTGTCAGTAAGTTTTTCTGCGAATGAGGACATGTGGGAGCCTCCAAAATTGCTCCCCTTCACATCCTTTGCCAACCAAGATAGTAAATCAAATGCAATGTGGCATCACAGTGGCATGGCAGAAATTACTGCCACACTTGAATGTCTAAAAGGCAGGGTGACCAAAGTCTCAGACCCCTCAGTGATGAGGAACTGGGTCATCCCACGATGTGAGCCACACAGACCAGAAGCTCCAGCTGAGGGTGGAAGGAATGAAGAATGGATGGCAGGAGAAAGAGATGATAAGCCTTAGTTGAGGTTTCTAGATTCAGCTGAAGCAGTGGGATCTGGGGCTCATCTCATTTACTTCCACTTTTCTGGTTGAAATAGAGACCAACAAGACTCCTGCAGTAGCTTTCCCCAAACGCAGTGAATCTCTTTACAAAGCACATGGATTCGAGTGGCGTGAGGAGCAGACCATCACGGATGGTGTGGTGTACCACCCACATCCCCATGACGTGAGTCTTCTATGGCTCCTGTGACGAATtacttagaggcttaaaacaacacacatctATTACCCTCCAGTCCTAGAGTCAGAGTCCAAACCTGTTCCATTGGGTTAAAACCAAGCTGTCAGCAGGGTTgtattccttctggaggttccagggatgaatctgtttccttgccttttccaacttctGCGGGAGGTCACCTGCATCCCTGCGCTGGTGGACAACCCTGCCAGCCCCACCGTCCCCAGCAGTCACATccgtcactccaatctctgctccCATTGTCACATCTTCTgtgcctctgcttctctgcctccctctttgtCTTGTAAGGATCCTGCCTCCAGTGCCTCTCTCCACCCTGTCAGTCAAGAACAAGCTTACCCAGGACTGGTGGAAAGAGGAGAGGTTGTAgtagggctgccatagcaaaataccacatACTTGAGGCAGGGGGttgttaaacaacagaaatgtagtctctcacagttccagagactggcagtctgagatcaaggtggtCAGTAGGGCTCGTTCCTTCTGAAGACTTTTCTTCTTGATGGCCGTCTCCTCCCCATGTCTTCACATAATctttgctctgtgtgtgtctgtgacctaatctcttcttataagaacaccagccatattggattagggccagCTCCAATGACCTCATTTACCTTAAGTTTCTCTTTAAAAGtgctatttccaaatacagttacattctgaggtactagggcttagaacttcaacatatcaATTTTAGCTGGGGtaggggggcacaattcagcaCCCCTGACAGGGGGGAAGTtcctgggttttaaaaaaaagaaccctgGAAACATGGAAAGTCCCCCAGAGAAGTTCTAGGGGTTCTCAAACCCAGCAGAGGTTTGAGTTCTGTTCCCCACTACAGAGACCAGAGGTGGTGCAGGTccccaaaaaaggaaatgacTCAATAGCGTCTCTGGGCAGTTGAAGCCACAGACAGCCTCAAAGAGTTTCCTGGCCAAAAATCAGTCTCATCACCAAAAATCAGCAAGTTTCAGGAGTAGCAGAGAAGGCACCATTCTTGATAGTTCACAAGTATAAAAATGGAGGGCGATGGATCAGAAACTGACTGATGTTGGGTACATGTGTGGTTGTATTGCACAAGAATCGAATGGATCCCTCCCTCACCTTTAATTTCTTGTCATTTCCTGAGCTCCCTGGAATTTTGACAGTCTCGGGAAAGCAGCAGGTGGGGAGGGATGGTTCCCAATTGACTGATATCAAGTTCTTACCATCCTGGTGCAGAGGGATTTTTGCATAAATTAAGTTGCACtgggaataaaaaggaattatttgCACTCCTTGTGAGTTGAGATTTATGTATCCTATTTACGTGTCTTAGTTTGGGCTCCCACAGAGGCAGACCTGGGAAAAGAATTTGGGGACAGGTCTTTcctccagaaagaacacagccctgccgacaccttgattttagtcccATAAGACTCATTTCtaacttctgacttccagaattgtcagataataaattattaggttggtgcagaaataattgtggtttaaaaggttaaacataatcgcaaaaaccacaattacttttgcaccaacctaatagtattgtTTTAACTAAGTTGGTGGgaatttgttacagaagcaaaaggaaatgaatacaacTACAAACTCTCATTTTTCTTGAAGCTCCTGGTCATTTCAGACTGTAATCTATATTCACACCTTTGATGGaaaagtgacttaacctctccgTGCCTGGACTTCCCTATCCATAAAATGGGTATTATAACAATACTCCTCACAGAGTCATTGTGAGAAAGAAATGAGTTACTGTGAATTAATACATTTAGCAGAGTGTCTGGCACCCAGTGAGTTCATTAGAAGTGGGGCCTAtaattaataatcattattactttaagcaaaacaaccaCACAAGCATGATGAGGAAAGGCAGCTGACCTTCAGCCTCTGTGAGGGAGACAACTGGAAGTGGCAGACACTGTTGTGGGCTCATGCCCTCTCCCAAGGAGACAGCCGCTACCCAACCTGGATTGTTGTCACAGCTTCCAAATTTCCAAGAAAATCCAGAAATCTGGATTTGTTCATGTGCAAAGTTTTGTAATGTTTAAATATTGGCTATTAGTTcccatttaaaaaacacacccaGTGACTAGATGTGGCCTATGGATGAAAGGTCACCTTTGGTGTAATAACTGAAaagaatctgaaatttaaatatgcaCATGATTACACCTATGCTTACAAAAAGAGTATGTACTAAGGATCAAAGAGCTTCCTATGGGCCAAGCTctggaaaaatacttaaaagctCAAGTCACTTCCTTTCGTAATAACCAGGGTAAGACAGAGGCCACTATTcatcctgttttacaaatgaggaagctgaggcccagaaaagccAAGAATGGATGGATTCCAAGATCACCCAGCTGGGAAATGGCAGAgcagagatttgaacccagacagtcttGCTCCGGCATAAGAACCATTCTGTTTCTCTGAGAGGCTGCATCTCAGCTCAGTGTTTGAATGTAGTGACATTTAACAGGAGGGATGTAGCATcataataagaaattaataaatgactTTATTACTATTATCTTCACTTCTGAGTCTTGGCAAGAGGTGAAAAGAAGAGGGGCCAAAGGGAGGGTGAGGATGGCAAAATTCAAGTCTTGAGGAAGAGTCGATTGGGGCGGAAGGGAGGGTAAAATCTGTAAAGATGCTGGAGCCCAGAAGGTGAAAACGGAAATCAAGTAGATAAAGTTCTAAGAAGTTGAAAAGTAGGTTAGTGGCCTGAGCTAGGcgcctcctgcccccacacttTGTATGAAGTTGGGTTGGGTGTCCTGCTGCACCAGCCTGCGCACTGCCGGGCTCTCTCTgccccctctctccttcttctctctccgGGTTTTCCAAGCTCCCTTCCACCCCTACCTATCCTCCTTACCCaacctccctcttcctctttttcctctacCTCAAGGCGGGAAGGCCCCTCCCAAGAATGGTCTTTGGAGGCTAAACTTAGCGAGAGGTTCCATCCCCAAGACGGAAGTTGGTGGCTGCTTGTGGCTTTGATAAATATATTGGCCCCACACTTTGATCTCCTCATCAAAGCCACGGAAACAGAAAGACCATAATGAGAGTAAAGGAAACTCCAGTGGGGGCTGGAGCCAGGCATTTGGGGCTGTCCCACCTCCCACCAGCCCAGACAGGGCAGAGAAGTATGAAGCCCTATGTCCTTGCTAGGGGCGGGGGTGGGATTGAGGACAGCGTCCCTGCCACCATCTCTACATATGGAACATGAGGGCAACAGTAGCTCCTGCCCAGGCACGTAGGTATGTAAAGATATGACACGAGATGTCTGGCATAGagaaagtgctcaagaaatgctcTTCTTAGCATTTCTAAATCACTTATGGCACTCACACACTTATGGAGCTCTGactgtgtaccaggcaccatACAAAATGGCTTTTTCCATGACAGGTCTGATTTCATCTTTACCACAAACCTAGGAGGCAAGGACTGTTGTtacctcccattttacagaagaagaaaccgAGGCACTGAGAGGTGATGGAACTTGCTCAAGGCAGCTAGGAAGTGGAATTGGAACCCAGGACCATTGGATTGTAAAGCCTGTTTCCTTCACTCGTGCACCAGGCAACAATGTCAGCAACGATATCAATAATAACAAGAATAATTTATTCATCTCTGAGGTCTGAGCCCTCATCCTAGGCTCCTGGAAAGTAAGACTTCCCTCCAGCCACACTAAAGTGTGTTCATCTGCACAGACAATCTGATTTGTATGCATTTCATTATCTGCCCCTCCCTACACACTCTTCCCATGGTCCGGTTACACCAGGCTTCCCGACTGCCACTCTGTACTGGTGTCTGCAATCAGGGTGCTTGGCAGAATGGAGCCTCCACTTCCTCAGGAATTGTGGATTTGAAGGAACGGCAGATTCAGGCATGAGGTCTCTGCTTGGCCCCAACCTTCCTGCATGCAGTTGAGCCAGCTGGGTTCAGGTTTCTTATCCATAAAGTGACCTCTGTGGGTCATTCCGTCTATTTCTCTGTCTCTACAAGTCACCCTTCCCCTAAGAACTAGACAGACCCAGGTGCAACATTTGCCGTTTATTCCAGGACCAGTGGTCAGGGGCCCAGGGTTATGGACAAAGTCTGGTCCTCACCCCAGGACGTGTTCATCttcgctgtgtgtgtgtgtgtgtgtgtgtgtgtgtgtgtgtgtgtgtgcgcgtgtgtgtgtgtgtgtgtgttgtgtgtttgtcATCGTGATGCTGTTTACGTTTGATGGGCCTGACTGTGACGTGACATGTGGAAGTCTGATGTAATGATCACGTGTGTGAATGTATGGCCCATGTGAGTGACTCAGGTTGTGATTGTCGTATGTGTCATGCAGTGTGTGTGACTGAGTCTTTACGATGACATATGACATATGTGGTTGTATGAGAATCTGATGCTTTGTGTGCTTGAGTCTGTGGTTGTGAGAGAGAGATTGTGGAGCTGTGTGATTCTCTGTGATGCTGTAGatgtgtctgtttccttcctccctccctacctccctccctcttgccttccctttttccctgcctccctccctcctttccttcttcataCATTTCCCAagtgcccactatgtgccaggccctggccTCGGTGCTAAAACACAGCGGTGGTGTCCCTAGTGGGGTATGAATGCTTAGCAGGGCCAGACAGCCAGGCATGGTGGGAGCATTTACACCACAAAATGGGGAAACGCTGCCAAGCCTGTCGCCTCCTGGGAGAGCTGGCTGGCTGTCAAACACATCCCTGGGCCTGTGTCTCTGAGCATAACTTTTCAAGACCAGGTTGAGGTGTGGCCATAAGCTGGTGGGTGGAACTTGAGTGTGACTGTGAccttgggtggggctgggtgctCCACATGGAGGAGTCCTGATGACAAATCCTCCCTGCTCACACTTGGGGAGGGTGATGTTTCCCATTCTCAGCCAAGTCCCTAGACCCTGACACCACACTTTCCTCAGAATCAAAAGTATAAATACCCACCCCTGGCCCCTTCTTCCTGAACATCAAGCAGATCAGCTTTACCCCCTGTGTCAGGGCCTACAGACCCCCAAGTCTCCAGGGTTGTCTGTGGCAGGGTCTGCGGTTTCCTTTAGTCCTCTCCAGAGGTGCCGGCTGGTTCTCCAACCTCCAGGGCTGGCTGGGTTCTTGGCCCCTGGTGGTGCCCGCTGAGCTCCCTGGCTGCTGAGTCTTGGGGTCCTCCAGGCACTCTCCAAGATCTCTGCTTGTTGGGTTGTCTGTCTCCTGAGGCACCTCTGCGGTCAGAACCCCATCCATTCCACTGTCACTCCATCCTTCACACCATGAAAGCCCCGAAGTAGGACCGGGTGCCGTCACGGAGTCGGACCAGCCGCGCATCTGGCACGCGGACCACCACCTCCTCCCCGGCGTCCAGATGCACCACGCCGCCCAGGAAGCTGCTGTCCCACCAAACACGGGGGCTGGTTCCTCGCCCACAGGGTGACTGCAGGCTGACCAGCAGCTCCAGCTCCTTGGGGTAGCGGGGTGTGCGCTTGTAGAGGCCGTGGGTGATAGGCAGGACACCGGTCTTTCCCTGTGGGCAGTCCACGCCGCCCAGCTGCACCTTGGAGTAGATATAATAGTAACCAGTCCGAGCAATCACCAGGGCGCCGTCCCGGTAGCGGAGGTTCCTCAGGAAAGCCAGGCCAAGCTTCGTCTCCCATAGCAGTGGGCCCCCGCTGCCACTCAAGCTGAAGTTCGCTCCTGGGAGGGAGACAAAGGAGGCTGGTCAGCACACGGCCCATGCTTGCTGTGTGGACTTAGGCTAGTTGCCacccctctctgagcccccaccTGTGCTAGGCTATTTGagagctttacatgtattaattcacttTATCCTCTctttgcaggtggggaaactgagtcacagccAGGCAAAGTCACTTGCTTCTTATCATCTTAACTCATTTCGTCCTCTTTTGCTGGtcaggaaaccaaggcacagagaggtgaagtcacttcCTTCTTACACATCTTAATTAATCTCATTGCCCTCttgcaggtggagaaactgaggcatggagcaATTAAGTGACTTGTGGAAAGAACCAAAActtgtaagtggcagaactgCGGAGCAGAGGCAGAAGCCACCGTGGTCTGGCAGCCTTACAACCTCTGTGCGCCTCGGCTTCTCgctctataaaatgaagatatgaCTAATATCTGCGTAGGAGTTAATGACTTCATATGTATAAAGCATATTACGGTTCATGGCACGTAATGAGCCCTGCTgtacaaataaaattagaaacacaaGGACCTAGGCAGTGCGTGTGCTCTGGGCAACTCTGTGAAtaaacattgaatgaatgaatattttgaCACGTTGTGTGTCTGCATGGTTTTCCCAGAAAaaccctgacccccaccccacaccaggACCCGGCATCCCACTCACCTGTGAGATGTGCTGCTGGGTTGACCTGGTGGGATCTCCGCTCTGAAAAgagggtcagaggtcagaggtgaAGACAGTAGAGGAGGGGTAGAGCCAGCCTCCCAAGGGGTCATCAAGTCCATCCCCACCCTTTCCGGAGTGACCCAAACTTCTGCTTCTCAGGCTTGGGGGAAGGGCACCTGTGGGGCTTTGGGCCAGTTGTGCAAATTGCATTGGGAAAtaggggtgggggcagtgtgGGAACCGTCCTAGCTCCTCCCCAGGGACCAAGACCCTGACTCACCTTGTATCAGCTGCTCCCAGGCTCCAGCATTTTTCTCCTGAAAATGCAGAGGAACCCAGGATGAGGACCTGTGGGGCCCACACCCTGGTATCACTCAGACTCACATGCAGACCGTGGGCACAGCACCACCCTCAGACACACACCCAGAGCCACGTGCACAACACACCCAACAGCCTGGTAACAACATGGGACCTCCGTTTTCTCCTCTGCAAATGGACATATGAAGAGTGCCTGCTTAGGAGCCGATGAATTCATATGTGTAAAGCAgatcacagtgtctggcacatagtaagcatgcTATAagtgtttattcaataaataatattcaagATGCATGGACATAAATGCCAACATGTAAGCATGGACAGTGGCACTGGACACTTAGGTGACACACGGACCAGACATACATGGACACAGATACGTGAATGCATGGTTTATGGATCCAGGTGGGACTGCACACACAGAGACCCGGAAACAAACAACATCAACCCACAGGCTGTGGACAGGTAAGGGCATGGCATGCGGGTGCGTTTACACAAGGCAGCAGCATAGGTCCTCGTGGGCACATGGACATGCACAAGCGGCCACCAGATTTAGACACAGGGAGAAATGACCAGGAGACACAGGACATAAAGTCTTGACCACATGGGACACACATACCGACAGGTGTGGTCAGCAGACAGACACATCCACAGCCAACCAGAAACTGACTCCGAGATTTTCAGAGACTTGGGCAAAGTGGATCAGCGACAATCTCAATCTTGGTGACCAGGTATTGTAAGCAATAATTAGCAACGTCAGAATGTCAGTTCCAGGGGTTACAAACaacaaaactgttttataaaaattaaacttgcagagagactagatcttaaatattcccaaactagaagaaatgataattatgtcaCATCATAGAGGTGTTAGTGAACACTACAACGGCAATCATACTGTAATATAAAAGTATCAAATCAATACGTCGTACACCTTAAACTTcgacaatgttgtatgtcaattatatctcaattttttaaagaaaggagtgTCAATTTAAATTGGTTGAATGATTGCCATGTGCCAGCTACCGAGGGCACCACACACGTACTATCGTACTTTATTCCCTATGAGGTGGACACTCTTAATTTcacactcattttacaaataaagaaactgaggttcaaaaagTGAATGAGTTTGCTCAGGGCCACTCAATGCGTCCCTCAGTCCACAGACCAGCACACAGAGAGATGCACAGCCACACAGGAGACCCACCCTCCTCGAGCCCCCAGGCCCCACTCACCTGCAAGGGGGTGACCATCTCCCCCAGGCGCCAGTGAAGCTGCAGTAGAAACCAGCCCTGCAcagccagcccagccaccagcagTAGCAGCAAGAAGCCCAGGCCCAGCCGGATAGCACTGCAGCGCTGTCTCCGACGGCTGCTCTCCAGCCTCGTGATTGGGATGTCCGTCTGTCCATCCACCACAAACACTGAGGGCCGCACAACCATCTCCTCCATGCCTGTGCTGATGAGGCCACGAGATGCTCAGGCTAGGCTGTCACGGCTGAGTCCTGTGGGCTGGGAGGAAAACCACAATTGCCCAACGCTCCTGGGCTTCACACGCTGCAGAAGGGCGCTGTGGGTCACAGGGCTGCCTTTAGAGCTGGGGTTCAgcccctccccttttcccctcaccctcctctttttcctgtcccccccacccccggctggTCCCATCTCACTCTCACTCACACAGTCTCTCACACTTTCCAGAGGCAGCTGAAGATGTGACTCAGGTGGGGACTGGAGAACAGAGGCCCCAGCTTTGCTTTCTGGCTGCTTCATTCACTTGGTCGCCGAATATTAATCAAGCATCTCCTGTGTGCCATGCACTTGTCCAGGTTCAGGGACATAGCTCTGGACAAGAGAGACAAAAGTCTCTGGTCTTATGGAGCTCTTATTCTCGGGTGAGAAAGACAATGAGcccaataaataagaaaataatatatagggTTTTAGATGCTGATAAGAGCAATGGAAAATACAAGAGTGGTTTGTGTGTGCGTGGGTGGGTGAGCGTGTATATTAGGTATAttagtgtgtgtgcatgtatgtgtatgctgtatgtatgtgtgcatgcataagTGTGCATGGAGGTGTGTGCAGGTGCAAGCATACGTGTGTGCGCATGTTTGCACGTGGTGTGTGCAGGTGTACGTATGATGTGCATGCATGGAGGTGTGTGCAGGTACAAgcatacatgtatgtgtgcatgtttgcACATGTGGTGTGTGCAGGTGTATGTATGGCATGCGTGCATGAGTGTGCCCGgaggtgtgtgcatgtgcaagcatgcatgtgtgtgtgcatgtgtgcacatgtgagtCTGTGCaggtgtatgcatgtgtgtttatgtgtgtatgtgtttgcatgtgca includes:
- the TNFSF14 gene encoding tumor necrosis factor ligand superfamily member 14, translating into MEEMVVRPSVFVVDGQTDIPITRLESSRRRQRCSAIRLGLGFLLLLLVAGLAVQGWFLLQLHWRLGEMVTPLQEKNAGAWEQLIQERRSHQVNPAAHLTGANFSLSGSGGPLLWETKLGLAFLRNLRYRDGALVIARTGYYYIYSKVQLGGVDCPQGKTGVLPITHGLYKRTPRYPKELELLVSLQSPCGRGTSPRVWWDSSFLGGVVHLDAGEEVVVRVPDARLVRLRDGTRSYFGAFMV